Below is a genomic region from Osmerus mordax isolate fOsmMor3 chromosome 22, fOsmMor3.pri, whole genome shotgun sequence.
CGGATGCTGCTTCAACCGTCTGACACCAGCACAACCTACATGTCACCTACACATAATGCACAGACTTTTCAATAAACGTTATAAACTGCACACAATGAACCATATTCCATTATCAGACAATGGAAAATGTTAAGTATGCACACTAAAAGCCTCTAATCTAATCTGAGCACTTTGTTGTCCAACATAAGGCCTAGGGTGAATACTGGTAAAGTGGGACACTTTCTGATAATTTACCTTCTGCACAATTTTTTATTATGATCCAAATGTCTTAGCCCCTCATATGATACCATTTTAAATAGCTTAAgagctgtactgtactatacagaatataaaagaaagaaacattAAACACAGGATGGATGACTCTTCCCCAAACCACATTTTTCCAGGCGGTACTGTCAAACTGGGACACCTTTCTTGGCAAACTGGGACACAACTCAAACACATTAAATTCTTATTCAAGTGTAGGCCTAATGACACTATAAAAATATAAACAACAATATAACAATATTAACATCACTTTTTTAAGGGAAAGCAgtttcaccccctccccctcgcctgcCCACAATATTTAATTTAGTTTCATTTATTTCATATAGATTTACATATAAAAAGAGAGGAACCTTCATAAACATCTTATAGGCTAACTAATTTCACACAGGTAaaatttaatttcagcttttTGTATAGTAGGTTAGTCTACGCGTCAAAACAGCCAGTACAAGTGAATGCCTCCCCATCTTCAATGATGCCATTCTCCTTGCCACACATCTCATGGAACCAGTCCTCGCAAACAATGCACATGATCCAATCCTCTGTCTTCTTAGGATCATTTTCATCAGCAAATTTGGCTTTACAAATGTTGCAAATGCCCTGGTCATCCAAGCTTGtaccctccatctttcttttttgtttgtttgttttgttttttgttttgtgacaaaacaaaaaacaaaacaataaaaaggGAACTAAATTTCCCCCATTAGAATTATTTAAATGGACGTCCCAGTTTGCCAGTAATACCGTGTCCCAGTTTAACAATACACTATTGGTTGACTGGGACAGTGTCAAAATCAAATTTTTATAGAAAGTCGATGATTAATATAaatgatatatttttttaagtatTCACCATTACATCCCATAACAAAATATGTAACAATTACAAACAATCCataagttttttattttttataacctTAACATTATTTACCTCAGAATGCTATGTCTTTTTACTTACCATCGCGATTCACTGCAAGGTTGTTGAATATGATAAGCCACCCCCCCCAGAAGTGATGTAATATACACGTAACCTATATTTTTTATCGCATACTTGCTTATGATGAGCTCAGTGTTGATTTTTGTGAATGGaaacatttacatgtaaataTAACAATTATAAAGCTTAACTGTCCCACTTCACCCATTGTCCCACTTTACCAGTATTCACCCTACACCCTTCCTTTATCTTGGCCTGTCTCGTCTCGAAAAAGATTTGGTTGATAGAATTAACCAGCAGGATGGAAACAGTTTTAGTCACAACTTACCCGTCAAGCCATGTAACCACTTCAAGTCAAATAacaaaattacatttaaaataCAGCGAAACACTTCAACATTCCATATCATAATTGTAACTCGTCGCCACTAACTAAATCGCTTTCGATCTCTTGGATTGAAACacaaataaatagcctacaacaAAAATATTACCTGCTTAATGAATGAAAGGAAACGTCCTATATTCAAATAACTTTTATCTAATGAGTCTTAAATGCTCTGATTAGTAGGCCTATAGTAACATTAGATTTAGTATCCGTCTTAGTTTACGTTTGTAACAGACCGCTCCCTATCCACAGATTTGTTTCACTTTCATTGACGCCCCCAGAGTCATGAACACCCCCTTTGGCCGACGTGCATGTAAGGAATCTATATAAAAGTTTTAATGGTGCTTCTTCCAGTAAAATATATTATACATATTCAGTTGTTGGTGTTGTCGAACTAGTTTCGAATATAACTGTCTATTGAGataacatttgttttttttctttgttactTTTTTCAGCATATCGGAACAACATCGACACTTCCTGTATAGCTTGATTGTGTGGTAATACGTCATCTATGCAATTTTGAAAAAATCTAAAGACGGGCTACATTTTGTGTTTCGACCTGTCATATGTGCATTGAGCTCAGCTCTTAGGAGCGAGACCGCATCTcaagcctgggacacactggctgcgaagacCCGCGATTAGCTGCGATGCGCCTGGAAGCGCAGCCTTTTTCCTTTCGGCACCTTAATTGGACCGGCCACACAGGCTGCGAAGCGgccgtttcggcagctggtcgaatttttacAGTTTGATATTAtgactccccttgcttaacccactgtacaacagttcagggacgcaagtttgatataaGCTttagcagggacatcaatatTTAATACTGTTTTTTGGAGCTTCATCATGAAGCTTcgtgtaatattgtttttatgttttagtcatgtTTAGTCATGaccggtaggcctatcatttagaaactatcattagttttgtaatgttttcttagcctacttCAATTCTGACTtttgtgccgagtccgacacctggacttctgtgtgcgtgctgcagtggctatttggcaagctcagaagagtgcgctgacatggaattctgcatcgctttgtgttttcggttaaacacttttacgagcgttgattgggatactgcgtttattttttttccgggattatcaatttaaattaatgcactgactaataaagtaaattgttaaaactcaaattttttagattttactggggcacagcagatttatattgGGGCACGTGCTCTCTCGTTTCCTAGTCCTACACTGTGTAGGTCATGTGCTGCCTTGTATGAGGACAAAACAAGCTTGGTCAAAGCCATTAAACCTATAACTGCTTAGCATTTTTTTTCATAATACACAAGGAGCTAGTTAGCTAACTGTCATAAGAAAATGCCCTTTTCCCTGTTTCCTCCATTACACGATGAGCACAAAACAAGCCTACATTTAGGTATATGTTTTATACATACACCTAAAGGCGTCACTAGCCATTTTTTTCTGGGGCTGCAGCCCCAAACCTTTTGAGTGTAGGCCCAAGTTAAATTGTAATATCTCAGCCAGACACCAAGCCCTAATTGGCTACAATGTACAGTTTGGAACTGAACACGAGCACAACAAAAATACAGTTTTCTTAACAGTAAAATATCTGTTTCCACTCTTTCTGTCCTGTACATTCAGGTCACAAAATTGTCGATAGAAGTTGGAGTAGCAATGTGTGCTTATTAGCAACACAAGATGGTACCAGAGTGTCACCCACCACCAACCAATGTGACACGGAAGTCAGCAGAGATCCATCGACATTCTACTTCTCTTTTGGTTAACACCGAACCTGTCAGTATTGCCTATGTAGTCTATGTCTTCAAGACAACACTAAAGACAGAGAACTCAAACTGGATGTTTGAGTAATACCTTAATAGTGGCATTCCAACGTTGTTGTGACTTTGtaagtaggcctactttttaCAAGGTTTGTATTTTTACGTCAATTCACATAATTCATACTAATTTAGCCTCTACATGTCTATGTTATTGTATTGCCTACTTATTCTAATTAGTGACCAACCCTATAGCTATTAATTAATTATATATTGTTCATTATATTCAATAGCCTAACTGTAAGAGCATAACTTCCACCTTTTATTTAGGCTAAAtactaatgtaaaaaaaatgacattgtCATGTGAATCCAACGTGATCGTTAACTTTGTTCCCCATACAGTGTTGACAGTGTAATGTCCAGAAAAAACATTCCGATGTTGTAGAAACATTTCTAGGCTACTTGGTGAGATCTCTCAGAGCACACCACAAGGTAATCCTTGCGGGCACCAGTTTATTTTCAATTGAAGAGGAGATTGAGAATGGACTCCTTttacttcctcctccttctgctcttcCTAGAAGTCTCAGGTAGGCTACAGTTGGAGGGACTGGAGTTTTCTCTGTTTAATTGAATGCCTCTTTCCATCATCTTCAGTGCTTACCCTGATTGTGTTTCAGCCGGTTGTTTCTGGTCACCGAGCACTGAGAGAATTCCCCTGGGTTCGGGTTCATGTTTGGGAGAACCCCAAATGGAACACCCACTTACACTTTTACTCATCTACTGTCATGTTCCTGGGCAGTTTTGTGGAGTACTGTATGTGGGAactcccagaccagaccaaaactatttgtgtgtgtgtctgttggtggatgtgtgtgtttatgagtgtgtgtgtgtgtttacagggaACATGCAGCCAAAGATCCTCACTCCACAAAATGGTGAAGTCATAGAAGTGACCCTTGGTATGTTTCTCTTGCATAGGCTACAGAATGTCTGTCTGGAAGGCATTTGTTGTGGTTTTCCACTGCATGATACCAGCTCAACTTGACTATTCGCTAGATTTGTTTTCCACTGCGTATAGTAGGCTACACATTTTATGTAACTGGTCATAACGACGCTGCAAAACGTTGTCTTCAACACATGCCACTCTGGCTGCATCCACAACCACAGGATCTTCCACACCTCCTCAATTGACAACTGCGTTTTGCGGGTTTACCTGTAATCGAGTAGTCCAGTGGCAAAAGAAAATTGCGGTCGCTATTACATGCTATAGCCTAATAGTAGCTTGGCTGTTAAAAAAAATGCCGGGTCTGTGCAGTATGTCCCATGTCGCGATTCTCTCTGACCAATCAGTGAAAACagtgttttcacgtcaccttttgttATTGCTTCAGTTCCCTTGAAACCTCAACAGAGGGGTTCCAAAAAAAGGACCAGAGTATTCGAATCCAGTCGATTCGAGCTGCTACCATTCAGTAAGGTTCTGTAAGTTTGTTAGAGTGaattgatgtgtgtgcgtgagtggcaatgcatatgtgtgtgttttatctccAGGCTCCCATGCAGAGATTGTCTGTAATAGTAGCATATACAAGGACTTGGATAGTGAGGTGTATTGGATGAAGACAATGAACACGACAATGACCTTTCTGGACGAGAATGAGATGCTCCCTGTCTTCTACAAGGAGTGAGCTTACAGACAGGCACTCCCTCGCACACAgacccatgcagacacacagaaacacacacacaggttctctGAAAACACATTTAGCAGGCCCTTGATAGTAAAACTAtgacaccctccacctcccccaggcAGAATGGTTCGGCAACCTTGACCATCAGGGAGGTGTCTGAGGAGGCCCTGGTCTTCAACTACACCTGTATTCTCACCACCACCAGGGGCATGGACCTAGCATCGATCAGCCTGATACTCAAGGGTACACCTAACTAAGTAACAGACTCATTCCATAACTAACCAACAAACTGGCTCATTAGAAAACGAACCAAAAAATTACTAGCTACAGTAATTGTCTAGTAAATTGACTGATTATTCAATGAACTGATTGCTTTTTTTAACCCAGACATTAATCTTCACTAGCAACCTAAATTACTGTTCTATCATGTTCTACTTGTGTTATAAAGATCTACCTTCACAGTTCTTCCAGAATAAAACATTCTCTGGTAATGACACTAATTCAAATAAGGACTTTTTACTGTAACCAGCTAAGTAAATGGATAACTTGTGAACCTGTCTAACAGACTGTTTCCATGGTGCTTGTCCTTACTGTTCCCATAGCCCCCCCACCCTCGTATATCCTGGTCGTTGGTCTCCCAGTGCTCTTGGTGGTTGTGGTCGTCATGTCGGTAGTCATATACGTGACCCTGAGGGTGGACATTGTTCTGTTTGTACGGGACAGGCTGGGTTTCCATGGAAGGAcctcaggtgtgtgtatatgtgtgtgtgtgtttgtttgtgcctgGACAGGTTGTCACCAAGCCTTGTGTTTTTGAATAGTCTGGTTTTCACACACCTAGTTTTAGCTCTCCCGTACCACCCCTGagctggggggaccctggaaggTAAACCATGTGTGTACCTCACCCTCTTTACTCAGATGGAAAGAGCTACGATGCCTACATAATGCCTTTTGAGGGCCCCGGAGGGGTGGGGCTTACTGCACAAGACCGGAGGATGCTGGAGGCGGTGctagaggaggagctgggataCAGCCTCTGTCTTTACCACCGAGATGTCCTGCCTGGACAAGGTGAGACaccacacctgtctgtctgcctcggCCTATCTGTCAATCAAtgtctgactgtgtctctgtctatttggctggctggttgtgtctctgattggctggccggctgtgggtgaaattaacgtgtgtgtttgtgtat
It encodes:
- the LOC136966179 gene encoding interleukin-18 receptor 1-like, which encodes MDSFYFLLLLLFLEVSGNMQPKILTPQNGEVIEVTLGSHAEIVCNSSIYKDLDSEVYWMKTMNTTMTFLDENEMLPVFYKEQNGSATLTIREVSEEALVFNYTCILTTTRGMDLASISLILKAPPPSYILVVGLPVLLVVVVVMSVVIYVTLRVDIVLFVRDRLGFHGRTSDGKSYDAYIMPFEGPGGVGLTAQDRRMLEAVLEEELGYSLCLYHRDVLPGQAVAKAVLDCIKQSRRLVLVPCSLDQGQNQDQGHNQDNSSEVHHGLLSGLHATLVEHQTQLVLIQTEAPPSDSHTDQDQAQAPLPKAVHLLAQAGHKVTWRGSSSSPLSSPFWKQLRFCLPSKPSQRPLHTPLSYHPC